Proteins from a genomic interval of Beijerinckia indica subsp. indica ATCC 9039:
- the rplL gene encoding 50S ribosomal protein L7/L12, translated as MADLAKIVEDLSSLTVLEAAELAKLLEEKWGVSAAAAVAVAAGPAAGGAAAAPVEEQTEFTVVLAAVGDKKIEVIKEVRGVTGLGLKEAKDLVEAAPKPVKEGVSKEEAEKIKAALEKAGAKVELK; from the coding sequence AGACCTCTCGAGCCTGACCGTGCTCGAAGCGGCCGAGCTTGCCAAGCTTTTGGAAGAGAAGTGGGGCGTTTCGGCGGCTGCCGCCGTTGCGGTTGCTGCTGGTCCCGCCGCTGGCGGCGCTGCTGCTGCTCCGGTTGAAGAGCAGACGGAATTCACTGTCGTTCTCGCGGCCGTCGGTGACAAGAAGATCGAAGTCATTAAGGAAGTGCGCGGCGTGACCGGCCTGGGCCTCAAGGAAGCCAAGGATCTCGTCGAGGCTGCTCCCAAGCCCGTCAAGGAAGGCGTGTCGAAGGAAGAAGCCGAGAAGATCAAGGCTGCTCTCGAAAAGGCCGGCGCGAAGGTCGAACTCAAGTAA
- the rpoB gene encoding DNA-directed RNA polymerase subunit beta, translated as MAQSLAQTFTGRKRVRKFFGHIREVAEMPNLIEVQKASYDQFLLVDEPKGGRPDEGLQSVFKSVFPISDFSGTALLEFVKYEFELPKYDVDECRQRGMTFAAPLKVTLRLIVFDVDPDTGAKSVKDIKEQDVYMGDMPLMTMNGTFIVNGTERVIVSQMHRSPGVFFDHDKGKSHSSGKLLFAARIIPYRGSWLDIEFDAKDIVYARIDRRRKIPATSVLYALGMDGEEILSTFYKTIVYTRDKDGWRIPFDAERMKGMKAAIDLIDAESGEVVLEAGKKLTVRTARQLAERGLKFIKAQDEDLHGQYIASDLYNPQTGEIFAEAGEEISAKTLTTLVDSGFEEIPVLDIDHINIGPYIRNTLAVDKNNSREDALFDIYRVMRPGEPPTLETAEAMFHSLFFDPERYDLSAVGRVKMNMRMDLDAADTVRILRKADIVAVMRALVDLRDGRGEIDDIDHLGNRRVRSVGELMENQYRLGLLRMERAIKERMSSVDIDTVMPQDLINAKPAAASVREFFGSSQLSQFMDQTNPLSEITHKRRLSALGPGGLTRERAGFEVRDVHPTHYGRICPIETPEGPNIGLINSLATFARVNKYGFIEAPYRRVRDNHVTDDVVYLSAMEESKYYVAQADAKVDADRGLVEDLIVCRHAGDVIMVPRERVDFMDVSPKQLVSVAAALIPFLENDDANRALMGSNMQRQAVPLVKADAPLVGTGMEAVVARDSGAAIAARRTGYIDQIDATRIVIRATEETDAGKPGVDIYRLMKFQRSNQSTCVNQKPLVRVGDFVRKGDIIADGPSTDLGDLALGRNVLVAFMPWNGYNFEDSILLNERIVKDDVFTSIHIDEFEVMARDTKLGPEEITRDIPNVSEEALKNLDEAGIVYIGAEVQAGDILVGKITPKGESPMTPEEKLLRAIFGEKASDVRDTSLRVPPGVQGTIVEVRVFNRHGVDKDERAQAIEREEIERLAKDRDDELAILDRNVYTRLIDLLDGKKAIAGPKGFKKETVLSRSVIEEYPRSQWWTFAIESDQLMAEIEAMRKQYDEAKKGLENRFLDKVEKLQRGDELPPGVMKMVKVFVAIKRKIQPGDKMAGRHGNKGVVSKIVPQEDMPFLADGQPVDIVLNPLGVPSRMNVGQILETHLGWACAGLGKQVSEAVNAYLRQQDTQPIRDKLIEIYGEGQREQISALDEETLVEVGENLRRGVPIATPVFDGAREKDIVAMLEEAGLDHSGQVTLYDGRSGEAFDRKVTVGYIYMLKLHHLVDDKIHARSIGPYSLVTQQPLGGKAQFGGQRFGEMEVWALEAYGAAYTLQEMLTVKSDDVAGRTKVYESIVRGDDAFESGIPESFNVLVKEMRSLGLNVELNMAPKLTDQQQQQPSPEQPPAEAAE; from the coding sequence ATGGCTCAATCTTTGGCGCAGACATTCACCGGCCGCAAGCGTGTCCGTAAATTCTTCGGCCATATCCGCGAAGTTGCGGAAATGCCCAATCTGATCGAGGTGCAGAAAGCCTCCTACGATCAATTCCTGCTCGTCGACGAGCCGAAGGGCGGCCGACCGGACGAAGGCTTGCAATCGGTTTTTAAATCGGTCTTTCCCATTTCCGATTTCTCCGGCACGGCTTTGCTCGAATTCGTCAAATATGAATTCGAACTGCCGAAATATGATGTCGATGAGTGCCGTCAGCGCGGCATGACCTTCGCCGCGCCGCTGAAGGTTACCTTGCGCCTGATCGTCTTTGATGTCGACCCCGATACGGGAGCGAAATCGGTCAAGGACATCAAGGAGCAGGATGTCTATATGGGCGATATGCCCCTAATGACGATGAATGGTACGTTCATTGTCAATGGGACGGAGCGCGTGATCGTCTCGCAGATGCATCGTTCGCCGGGCGTTTTCTTCGATCACGATAAAGGCAAAAGCCATTCTTCCGGCAAACTCCTGTTTGCCGCCCGCATCATCCCTTATCGCGGTTCCTGGCTCGATATCGAATTCGATGCCAAGGACATCGTCTATGCGCGTATCGATCGCCGCCGCAAAATTCCGGCGACATCGGTGCTTTATGCGCTGGGCATGGATGGTGAGGAAATTCTCTCCACTTTCTACAAGACCATCGTCTATACGCGCGATAAGGATGGCTGGCGCATTCCCTTCGACGCAGAGCGCATGAAGGGCATGAAGGCGGCGATCGATCTGATCGATGCGGAAAGCGGCGAGGTCGTGCTGGAGGCGGGCAAGAAGCTCACCGTGCGCACGGCGCGGCAATTGGCGGAGCGCGGCCTCAAATTCATCAAGGCACAGGACGAGGATCTGCACGGTCAATATATCGCCAGCGATCTCTATAATCCGCAGACGGGTGAGATCTTCGCCGAGGCCGGCGAGGAGATCAGTGCGAAAACACTGACGACCCTTGTCGATTCCGGTTTCGAAGAGATCCCGGTTCTCGATATCGACCATATCAATATCGGACCCTATATCCGCAACACCTTGGCGGTCGACAAGAACAATTCGCGCGAAGACGCTTTGTTCGACATCTATCGCGTGATGCGTCCTGGCGAGCCGCCGACGCTCGAGACTGCGGAAGCGATGTTTCATTCCCTGTTCTTCGATCCCGAGCGCTATGATCTCTCGGCGGTCGGGCGCGTGAAGATGAACATGCGCATGGATCTCGACGCGGCCGATACGGTGCGTATTCTCCGTAAAGCCGATATTGTTGCCGTCATGCGCGCGCTCGTGGATCTGCGCGATGGACGTGGCGAAATCGATGATATCGACCATCTCGGCAATCGCCGAGTCCGCTCGGTCGGCGAATTGATGGAGAACCAATATCGCCTCGGCCTGCTGCGCATGGAACGGGCCATCAAGGAACGGATGTCCTCGGTCGATATCGACACGGTCATGCCGCAGGATCTGATCAATGCGAAACCGGCGGCGGCCTCCGTCCGCGAATTCTTCGGTTCCTCGCAATTGTCGCAGTTCATGGACCAGACCAATCCTCTGTCCGAGATCACGCATAAACGGCGCCTCTCGGCCTTGGGACCGGGCGGTCTGACGCGTGAGCGCGCGGGCTTCGAAGTGCGCGACGTGCATCCGACCCATTATGGCCGTATCTGTCCGATCGAGACGCCGGAAGGCCCGAATATCGGTCTTATCAACTCGCTCGCGACCTTCGCGCGTGTCAATAAATACGGGTTTATCGAGGCGCCTTATCGCCGGGTCAGGGATAATCACGTCACCGATGACGTCGTCTATCTTTCGGCGATGGAAGAGAGCAAATATTACGTCGCCCAGGCCGATGCCAAGGTTGATGCGGATCGTGGCCTCGTCGAGGATCTGATCGTCTGCCGTCATGCCGGCGATGTGATCATGGTACCGCGCGAGCGTGTCGACTTCATGGATGTGTCGCCGAAACAGCTCGTCTCGGTCGCCGCGGCCTTGATCCCGTTCCTTGAGAACGATGACGCCAACCGCGCGCTGATGGGCTCGAACATGCAGCGCCAGGCTGTGCCTCTGGTGAAAGCCGATGCGCCGCTGGTTGGGACCGGTATGGAAGCGGTTGTGGCACGCGATTCCGGGGCGGCCATTGCCGCGCGGCGCACGGGCTATATCGACCAGATCGATGCGACCCGTATCGTCATTCGCGCCACGGAAGAGACCGATGCCGGCAAGCCGGGTGTCGATATCTACCGGCTGATGAAGTTCCAGCGTTCGAACCAATCGACCTGCGTCAACCAGAAGCCTTTGGTCCGCGTCGGCGATTTCGTGCGCAAGGGCGATATTATCGCCGATGGTCCCTCGACCGATCTGGGTGATCTGGCGCTCGGCCGCAATGTGCTCGTCGCCTTCATGCCCTGGAACGGATATAATTTCGAGGACTCGATCCTGCTCAACGAGCGGATCGTCAAGGATGACGTGTTCACTTCGATCCATATTGATGAATTCGAAGTGATGGCACGCGATACGAAGCTCGGCCCGGAGGAAATCACTCGCGATATTCCGAATGTTTCGGAAGAGGCTTTGAAGAATCTCGACGAGGCCGGCATCGTCTATATCGGTGCCGAGGTTCAGGCGGGCGATATTCTCGTCGGCAAGATCACGCCGAAGGGCGAAAGCCCGATGACGCCGGAAGAAAAGCTGCTGCGCGCCATTTTCGGTGAGAAGGCCTCTGACGTTCGCGACACGTCCCTGCGTGTGCCTCCGGGCGTGCAAGGGACGATCGTCGAAGTTCGTGTCTTCAACAGGCACGGCGTCGACAAGGACGAACGAGCTCAAGCGATCGAGCGCGAGGAAATTGAGCGTCTCGCGAAGGACCGTGACGACGAACTCGCGATCCTCGACCGCAACGTCTATACGCGCCTCATTGATCTTCTGGATGGCAAGAAGGCGATTGCCGGCCCCAAGGGCTTCAAGAAGGAGACGGTGCTGTCGCGCTCGGTGATCGAGGAATATCCTCGTTCTCAATGGTGGACGTTCGCCATCGAAAGCGATCAGCTCATGGCCGAGATCGAAGCCATGCGCAAGCAATATGACGAGGCCAAAAAAGGACTGGAAAACCGCTTTCTCGACAAGGTCGAAAAGCTCCAGCGCGGTGACGAACTGCCGCCTGGCGTTATGAAAATGGTCAAGGTCTTTGTCGCCATCAAGCGCAAGATCCAGCCCGGCGACAAAATGGCGGGCCGTCATGGCAACAAGGGTGTCGTCTCCAAGATCGTGCCGCAGGAGGACATGCCCTTCCTGGCCGACGGTCAGCCGGTCGATATCGTGCTCAATCCGCTCGGCGTGCCTTCGCGCATGAATGTCGGGCAGATTCTCGAGACGCATCTCGGCTGGGCTTGCGCAGGGCTTGGCAAGCAGGTGAGCGAGGCGGTCAATGCCTATCTCAGGCAGCAGGATACGCAGCCGATCCGCGACAAGCTGATCGAGATCTATGGTGAAGGTCAACGGGAGCAGATCAGCGCTCTCGATGAAGAGACATTGGTCGAGGTCGGTGAAAATCTGCGCCGCGGTGTTCCTATTGCCACGCCTGTGTTCGATGGCGCGCGTGAGAAGGATATCGTTGCCATGCTCGAGGAGGCGGGGCTCGATCATTCCGGTCAGGTCACGCTTTACGATGGCCGATCTGGCGAGGCCTTCGACCGTAAGGTGACGGTCGGCTACATTTATATGTTGAAGCTGCATCATCTCGTCGATGACAAGATCCATGCGCGTTCGATCGGTCCGTACAGCCTCGTGACGCAACAGCCATTGGGCGGCAAAGCGCAGTTCGGTGGCCAGCGCTTCGGCGAAATGGAAGTCTGGGCGCTCGAAGCTTATGGTGCGGCCTATACGCTGCAGGAAATGCTGACCGTGAAGTCGGACGACGTCGCGGGTCGTACCAAGGTCTATGAATCGATCGTGCGCGGTGATGATGCTTTCGAATCCGGTATTCCGGAAAGCTTCAACGTGCTGGTCAAGGAAATGCGTTCGCTCGGCCTCAATGTCGAATTGAATATGGCTCCAAAATTGACCGATCAGCAGCAACAACAGCCGTCGCCGGAACAACCGCCGGCTGAAGCCGCCGAATAA